Sequence from the Coleofasciculaceae cyanobacterium genome:
TCTTCACTTAAGTCAACTGACTAACAAAATTGCTTCTTTGGGTTATTCAATTCAGCAGGTTGACTATCCCAAATGGCTGGCATTATTGAATCAATATATGTACTCTCGCTCTAATCCTTTATATCCTTTATTACCATTTTTAGCAAAGCAATGGTCTGAAGAAAAATTAAGCATATTAGAGCTATATCAGCAAAGTAGAAAACCTCATATTAGTTGTCAACAAACTCTGGCTGCATTGTCTGATACTTCGATTCGCTGTCCTGCTATAGACGAAAAATTGCTGAATACTTATTTTTCCTATTTCGTTAATAGTGGTTTCTTACCTTCTCCTCTTTCTGAAGAAAAATTTGTAATTATATAACTGTTTAGCTTTTAAGAAAGAGTTCAGAAATTATGGCAAGAGTTTAGATAAAAAGCTGAACTCTTAATTTAAAGAGTCCGAGACAAACCAATTAGTCTACTAGCAAGATACAAATCAAATAAATCATGCAAATTTTAACAGCTAAAAACATCGCTCGAATACCTCAAGTAGTTAAATGGGACGACAGTGTAAATTCTTTTTCAGGTGGATATGAAAAATGAGCTTGCCCAAGTTCGTTGGCAATATCAAATCAGTTACTAGTCGTAGATTAAGACAAGAATTTCCCACCCTAGTCAACAGCATCCACTGGAAAAAGTTATTGTGGAATGAATCTTACTTTATCCCTTCGTGTGGTGGCGTAACCGTTTCACTCCTCAAGAAATATATTGAAAATCAAG
This genomic interval carries:
- a CDS encoding transposase, producing MSLPKFVGNIKSVTSRRLRQEFPTLVNSIHWKKLLWNESYFIPSCGGVTVSLLKKYIENQDVPS